One window of the Panulirus ornatus isolate Po-2019 chromosome 12, ASM3632096v1, whole genome shotgun sequence genome contains the following:
- the LOC139751712 gene encoding glutamine-dependent NAD(+) synthetase-like: MVLAYLFAQLMLWVRGRQGGLLVLGSANVDEALRGYMTKYDCSSADINPIGGFSKADLKRFLLLAKDRLNVPVLGDILGAPPTAELEPLEEGSLVQTDEADMGMSYDELSTYGKLRKVECCGPYSMFGKLVHLWSDQCALKEVAEKVKLFFRCYSVNRHKMTVLTPAYHAETYSPDDHRFDHRQFLYNYRWVWQFKAIDKAVEKLDCGRDGDQVERSGSTCSNKGSRSSSFTRPSSRSSNNSLTGFTGSESHRRGVEVAPGPVIQDAHSEQDCTNESKHIALNMIVPHYQDQKMESSKSSSSHLGPASEEDRKRRGSTSIFVNALGHSTQKASRCGDSASSTIQYLNNNIQM; the protein is encoded by the coding sequence ATGGTGCTTGCCTATCTCTTTGCTCAGTTGATGCTCTGGGTTCGTGGAAGACAGGGTGGACTCTTGGTTTTAGGATCTGCAAATGTAGATGAGGCACTAAGGGGGTACATGACTAAATATGACTGTAGTTCTGCTGATATTAATCCCATCGGTGGATTTTCCAAGGCTGACCTCAAGAGATTTCTGCTTCTAGCCAAAGACAGACTTAATGTTCCTGTACTAGGCGATATTCTAGGAGCGCCACCTACTGCAGAACTTGAACCACTTGAGGAGGGCTCACTTGTACAAACAGATGAAGCAGACATGGGCATGTCATATGATGAACTGTCCACATATGGAAAGCTTCGAAAAGTTGAATGTTGTGGTCCATACTCCATGTTTGGCAAGCTAGTTCATCTTTGGTCTGATCAATGTGCACTTAAAGAGGTTGCAGAGAAAGTTAAGCTGTTCTTCCGTTGTTACAGTGTTAACCGCCACAAGATGACTGTTTTGACTCCAGCATACCATGCTGAGACATATTCACCTGATGATCATCGCTTTGACCACCGACAGTTCCTGTACAACTACCGCTGGGTGTGGCAGTTTAAAGCTATAGATAAAGCAGTGGAAAAGTTAGATTGTGGAAGGGATGGAGATCAAGTTGAACGAAGTGGGTCTACATGTTCCAATAAAGGCAGTCGGTCGTCTTCCTTCACACGGCCTTCATCGCGGTCatccaacaactcactcactggatttactggtagtgagtctcatcgtcgaggagtagaagtagcacctggacctgtcattcaagatgcacacagtgaacaagactgcacaaatgaaagtaaacatattgcattgaacatgatagtgccacattaccaagatcagaaaatggaaagtagtaaaagttcatcctctcatcttggacctgctagtgaggaagaccgaaaacgccgtggatcaacatcaatctttgttaatgctcttggacacagtactcagaaagcaagtcgttgtggggattcagcttcttctaccattcagtaccttaataacaacatacaaatgtaa